From one Thalassospira lucentensis genomic stretch:
- a CDS encoding exopolysaccharide biosynthesis polyprenyl glycosylphosphotransferase — protein MAIGDIAVLLLAALFASWLRFDAILPPDHLLLPVFATPLFYLAAMMVLGGYYTLDPQTLQMGLLRVLGALAISFSLLLAIAYFSKVSDEFSRLWTAYFALAGLISIITLRLCSFGILRALGKQDIFRPTIAIIGSLPTPYIIETLESRVLAHRYRIIHRCLIRKDETTAAELQGCLAKLRRAGPDMIILALSETDKVRFANELDDIDAISSEILEIGDFSSRQPADTEGNATLDPGSEWIVMAGLPFIRRAIRPFGLRGWWIKRVEDIVIGSIAIIIAAPIMLVVAFLVKVTSPGPIFYIQLRHGFNGEPIRVLKFRSMYVDGCSARDASTVLQATRDDARITPFGAFIRKTSLDELPQLFNVLRGEMSLVGPRPHATQHNKHYRSRIDGYFARHRVKPGITGWAQVNGWRGETDTDEKMRQRILRDMFYISHWSIWFDIRILALTVIRTSFDKNAF, from the coding sequence ATGGCGATTGGCGATATTGCGGTGCTGCTGCTTGCGGCATTGTTTGCGTCGTGGTTGCGTTTTGATGCAATCCTGCCGCCTGATCACCTTCTGCTTCCGGTATTTGCAACGCCACTTTTTTATCTGGCAGCAATGATGGTTTTGGGCGGTTATTATACGCTTGACCCGCAAACGCTTCAGATGGGGCTTTTGCGTGTACTTGGTGCATTGGCAATTTCTTTTTCCCTGCTGCTGGCGATTGCCTATTTCTCCAAGGTATCGGATGAATTTTCCCGCCTTTGGACTGCATATTTTGCGTTGGCGGGTTTGATATCCATTATCACCCTTCGGCTATGCAGCTTTGGGATTTTACGTGCCCTTGGCAAACAGGATATATTCCGTCCGACGATTGCGATTATCGGGTCACTGCCGACCCCATATATAATCGAAACACTTGAGTCCCGGGTTCTGGCGCACCGCTATCGTATCATCCATCGCTGCCTGATCAGGAAGGATGAAACTACAGCAGCCGAGTTGCAAGGCTGCCTTGCCAAATTGCGCCGAGCCGGGCCGGACATGATCATATTGGCGCTCTCGGAAACGGATAAAGTACGTTTCGCTAACGAGCTTGACGATATTGATGCCATATCCTCCGAAATACTCGAAATCGGAGACTTTTCGAGCCGTCAGCCTGCCGATACAGAGGGAAATGCCACTTTGGATCCCGGAAGCGAATGGATCGTAATGGCTGGCCTTCCCTTCATTCGCCGCGCGATCCGTCCGTTCGGGTTACGGGGATGGTGGATCAAACGGGTCGAGGATATCGTGATCGGATCGATTGCGATCATTATCGCCGCACCAATTATGCTTGTCGTGGCGTTTCTTGTGAAAGTCACCAGCCCCGGTCCGATATTTTACATACAACTCCGCCATGGCTTTAATGGTGAACCAATCCGCGTGCTTAAATTCCGATCAATGTATGTTGACGGATGCTCTGCCAGAGACGCGAGCACAGTGCTACAGGCAACTCGCGATGACGCACGTATAACGCCGTTTGGTGCCTTCATTCGCAAGACCAGTCTTGATGAACTACCACAATTGTTTAATGTGTTACGTGGAGAAATGTCATTGGTTGGCCCTCGGCCACATGCAACGCAGCACAACAAACATTATCGCTCCCGTATAGATGGATACTTTGCTCGGCATCGAGTAAAACCGGGAATCACAGGGTGGGCTCAGGTAAACGGGTGGCGCGGAGAAACTGACACAGATGAAAAAATGCGCCAAAGAATACTCCGGGATATGTTTTACATTTCACATTGGTCGATATGGTTTGATATACGAATACTGGCTTTGACGGTCATAAGAACATCATTTGATAAAAATGCTTTTTAA
- a CDS encoding lipopolysaccharide biosynthesis protein, translating to MNWITKRAIKAASLGGSGRILGNALGLLITSSLAHNVTDIALSTYFLAITYASIISIIIQLGTPEILARFAGEKVNRGNETSALQIGATIVLTSAGFISILALSTYILLSLLNTLFSLPSVIYVYTVFWGLALASLNNNCEFFRTFHFHKRFAIHLYVSQNIFFLSLITIIRLNGNTLGPEGILACGISSTLLALLLSSIEIATITKSSGFKLRILSKKEINKYLKFGIPNSLNNLTNAIISNIDLIIMGALSSPSQTAAYGIATRLVRLAGIPIVMAAVSLPSTMSNLLFRDKKNYLQLLIKQTSSILLTISSSLFLGIAAFGKPLILFLFGEGFDPAYLYFLILFTGKILSIYIGPASYLLTIAGLGQTMLKLNIIFSITLIAAGAAVTSFVGGAGMAIAVAVIGTWQYYAFYRLAQKKIGISTNASCSIALRLAKRLINIRAGKSYKCS from the coding sequence ATGAACTGGATAACAAAACGGGCGATAAAAGCAGCAAGCCTTGGAGGTTCAGGACGCATATTAGGCAATGCTTTGGGCCTACTCATAACCTCGTCATTAGCACACAACGTAACAGATATTGCACTATCAACGTATTTTTTAGCCATTACCTACGCTAGTATAATTAGCATCATTATTCAACTAGGCACTCCAGAAATACTTGCTCGATTTGCTGGAGAAAAAGTAAACAGGGGAAACGAAACTAGTGCTCTTCAAATAGGGGCAACCATCGTTCTAACCAGTGCGGGTTTTATATCTATATTAGCACTTTCCACATATATACTTCTGAGTTTGCTAAATACATTATTCTCCCTCCCTTCTGTAATTTACGTCTACACTGTATTTTGGGGATTAGCACTGGCATCACTTAACAACAACTGTGAATTTTTTAGAACATTCCACTTTCACAAACGATTTGCCATTCATTTATATGTTAGTCAAAATATATTCTTTTTATCACTTATCACAATAATTAGGTTGAATGGAAACACACTCGGGCCAGAGGGAATATTAGCATGTGGAATAAGCAGCACCCTACTAGCTCTTTTATTATCAAGCATTGAAATTGCAACAATAACAAAAAGTTCAGGTTTTAAATTACGCATCCTGAGCAAAAAAGAAATAAATAAATATTTGAAATTCGGCATCCCAAACAGCCTAAACAACTTAACAAATGCAATAATTTCAAACATTGATCTTATTATTATGGGCGCCCTATCATCGCCTAGTCAAACCGCTGCGTATGGGATTGCAACACGACTTGTGAGGTTAGCCGGCATACCGATTGTCATGGCAGCAGTCTCACTGCCGTCAACGATGTCAAATCTATTATTCCGAGATAAGAAGAACTACCTTCAACTCTTAATAAAACAAACATCGTCAATTCTTCTAACTATAAGCTCAAGTTTATTTCTGGGAATAGCTGCTTTCGGAAAACCATTAATATTATTTTTATTTGGAGAGGGTTTCGACCCTGCGTACCTGTACTTCTTAATTCTATTTACCGGAAAAATATTGTCAATTTACATAGGCCCTGCGAGCTATCTTCTTACTATAGCAGGGCTTGGACAAACGATGTTAAAGCTAAATATTATTTTCTCAATCACACTCATTGCCGCTGGTGCAGCAGTAACCAGTTTCGTCGGTGGAGCAGGAATGGCAATAGCAGTTGCTGTTATTGGAACTTGGCAATACTACGCGTTTTATAGGCTAGCACAAAAGAAAATTGGAATATCTACCAATGCATCGTGCTCAATCGCACTTCGCCTTGCCAAAAGATTAATAAATATCCGTGCAGGTAAATCCTATAAGTGCTCATAA
- a CDS encoding FkbM family methyltransferase, with product MGIYKKIKKLIGGIIFYMANKFNGPYVNALMTHANGMNFLVSPFDMAVGRHLRWRGKYGTEELNLIKKVITNDMECLFVGTHIGAIALPVSFWAKHSSLIEANPDTFCFLQANVRLNCINNVSLYNFAAGESDGEINFIKNIKNSGGSKREPVNKMKFYYDDGGEVIKVPLKKLDDVFPSLYFDFIFMDIEGSEYFALKGMQRIISQASYLVVEFVPHHLKYVSGVSVEELLLLLEHRFMFLFIPSTSTFCEREAFSTVLGEMYRNNQADDGIIFSVEKPNFI from the coding sequence ATGGGAATATATAAAAAAATAAAGAAATTAATTGGCGGTATTATTTTTTATATGGCTAATAAATTTAATGGTCCTTACGTAAATGCTTTGATGACACATGCTAACGGTATGAATTTTCTTGTTAGTCCATTTGATATGGCGGTTGGGCGTCACTTGAGATGGCGAGGAAAATACGGCACAGAAGAACTGAATTTAATCAAGAAAGTAATTACTAATGATATGGAATGTTTATTTGTTGGTACTCATATAGGAGCTATTGCCTTGCCGGTAAGCTTCTGGGCAAAGCATTCATCCCTTATAGAAGCTAACCCTGATACATTTTGTTTTCTTCAGGCTAACGTGAGGCTTAACTGTATTAATAATGTATCTTTATACAATTTTGCTGCTGGTGAGTCAGATGGAGAAATTAATTTTATAAAAAATATAAAAAATTCGGGAGGATCAAAGAGAGAGCCTGTAAATAAAATGAAATTTTATTATGATGATGGTGGTGAGGTAATTAAGGTCCCATTGAAGAAGCTTGATGACGTATTTCCCTCACTTTACTTTGATTTCATCTTTATGGATATCGAAGGGTCGGAGTACTTTGCATTAAAAGGAATGCAAAGGATTATATCTCAAGCAAGTTATCTGGTTGTTGAGTTTGTACCCCATCATTTGAAATATGTGTCGGGTGTTTCGGTTGAGGAGCTTCTTTTACTATTAGAACATAGGTTTATGTTCCTTTTTATTCCTTCGACATCGACTTTTTGCGAAAGAGAGGCGTTTTCCACTGTTCTTGGGGAAATGTATCGTAATAATCAAGCCGACGATGGAATTATATTTTCTGTAGAGAAGCCTAATTTTATCTAA
- a CDS encoding glycosyltransferase family 9 protein, with protein MKRSNRLDRFVDRYLGSIFIAAIGLLHKKNKRPKIIRNIGFVQPTAIGDLVMASGLIKSFSRRIYKETGISPKVILYVGETNYQAASFFCDRVETRVVNFKNIISTLRAMRADQIDILIDLTPWARVTAIISALSLSKYTIGFNAQKQFKHYSFDLVIPHSLQEHEAENLKRIYKGFFGDELGYFEIGIRKPDVLRIADISKISPTVAFHPCAGGSRAREKAWPIMNWVELTRLLRQKNVQVVILGGSNDVLVCNMLFNFLSKDEKFGVRNLCGRLSLNEYVNLTLLSHALVSVDTGTLHLASMCGAKVVGLYGPTSSKRWGSIGMHTKHLDGGMEQDKTIQFGFEKCKSAKFAMTEITPERVFARISEFGLF; from the coding sequence ATGAAAAGGTCTAATCGATTAGATCGGTTTGTTGATCGATATCTAGGAAGTATATTTATAGCTGCAATTGGTCTTTTACATAAAAAAAATAAAAGACCAAAAATTATAAGAAATATTGGTTTCGTACAGCCTACAGCTATAGGAGACCTTGTTATGGCGAGTGGCTTGATTAAAAGTTTTTCACGGAGGATTTATAAAGAAACCGGGATTTCACCTAAAGTTATTTTGTATGTCGGAGAGACTAACTATCAAGCCGCGTCCTTCTTTTGCGATCGTGTTGAAACAAGAGTTGTTAACTTCAAAAATATTATATCTACTTTACGTGCTATGCGAGCTGATCAGATTGATATATTAATTGATTTGACCCCTTGGGCAAGGGTTACGGCTATTATTTCTGCGTTATCTTTATCAAAGTATACCATTGGGTTTAACGCACAGAAGCAGTTTAAACATTATTCATTTGATTTGGTAATCCCGCACAGTCTTCAAGAACACGAGGCTGAAAACTTGAAGCGTATTTACAAAGGTTTCTTTGGTGATGAACTGGGGTACTTTGAAATCGGAATACGTAAGCCTGATGTCTTAAGAATTGCAGATATTTCGAAAATATCGCCTACTGTTGCGTTTCATCCTTGCGCTGGAGGAAGTCGAGCAAGAGAAAAGGCTTGGCCGATAATGAACTGGGTCGAATTGACTCGACTTCTTCGACAAAAAAATGTCCAAGTGGTTATATTGGGTGGCTCTAATGATGTTCTTGTTTGTAACATGCTGTTTAATTTTCTTAGTAAGGATGAAAAATTTGGAGTCAGGAACTTATGTGGTCGACTTTCATTGAATGAGTATGTCAATCTCACGTTGCTTTCTCATGCCCTCGTCTCTGTTGATACCGGAACTCTTCATCTGGCTTCAATGTGTGGAGCAAAAGTAGTAGGTTTATATGGTCCTACTTCATCTAAAAGATGGGGAAGCATCGGAATGCATACAAAGCACCTTGATGGTGGCATGGAGCAGGATAAAACGATCCAGTTTGGCTTTGAAAAATGTAAATCGGCAAAATTTGCTATGACAGAAATCACGCCAGAGCGCGTTTTTGCTCGAATTAGCGAGTTCGGACTTTTTTAG
- a CDS encoding glycosyltransferase family 9 protein — protein sequence MKNSIVIFRQGSLGDTVVSLPVFEEIKRRYPDKDLVLLTAYRNNPEIIPTEKILVRANLIKKVIKYREGVRNISDLFNVIKEIRKERIHKCFYLMPRKRKRDVVRDAVFLRACGIREIIGLPLTDRDLHCQDIGNGLVEFEGNRLYRAVFLTDMPQDLGQTPLFEVSDLEYVLNIIRRSNFNSDKLVVVSVNSKMTTKNWSLQAWQKVLLEISRRHERHICFVGAMSDADFVEQVVQALPDGYLNFCGQLSLEQSAALISLCELFIGVDSGPMHIANYLHKPLVGLFSARDVPGKWYPQGAKAHILQGEAECSKCMLEDNCPNDNICMKSISPSILIEKVENLLKVELS from the coding sequence ATGAAAAATAGTATTGTTATATTTCGTCAAGGCAGTTTAGGCGATACTGTTGTTTCCTTGCCCGTTTTTGAGGAGATAAAGCGTCGATATCCAGATAAAGACTTGGTGCTATTAACCGCATACCGGAACAACCCGGAAATTATTCCAACAGAAAAGATTTTAGTTAGAGCAAACCTGATCAAAAAGGTTATTAAATACCGAGAAGGTGTTAGAAATATTTCTGATTTATTTAATGTGATAAAGGAAATCAGGAAAGAGAGAATTCATAAATGTTTTTATTTGATGCCAAGAAAGAGAAAGAGGGACGTCGTTCGGGACGCTGTTTTCCTAAGAGCCTGTGGGATTAGAGAAATAATTGGATTGCCCCTTACAGATCGAGATTTGCACTGTCAGGATATAGGAAACGGTTTGGTTGAGTTTGAGGGAAACCGCCTTTATCGTGCCGTTTTTTTAACTGACATGCCGCAAGATTTGGGGCAAACACCGTTGTTTGAGGTTTCGGATTTGGAATACGTTCTGAATATCATCCGGCGCTCAAACTTCAACTCCGACAAATTGGTTGTTGTTTCGGTCAACTCCAAAATGACAACCAAAAATTGGTCTCTGCAGGCGTGGCAGAAAGTGCTTCTGGAAATTTCGAGGAGACATGAGCGACATATATGTTTTGTGGGGGCGATGTCAGATGCTGATTTTGTTGAACAAGTGGTTCAGGCTTTGCCTGATGGGTATTTGAACTTTTGTGGGCAGTTGTCATTGGAGCAATCCGCTGCCCTGATTTCACTTTGTGAACTGTTCATAGGGGTTGATTCGGGCCCTATGCATATCGCGAATTATCTGCATAAGCCTCTGGTTGGGCTGTTCAGTGCCCGTGACGTGCCTGGTAAATGGTATCCACAAGGGGCGAAGGCTCATATTCTACAAGGTGAAGCGGAATGCAGTAAATGCATGTTGGAAGATAATTGCCCCAACGATAATATTTGTATGAAAAGTATTTCTCCTTCGATACTTATTGAGAAGGTTGAAAATCTCCTGAAAGTTGAACTCTCATGA
- a CDS encoding glycosyltransferase family 9 protein: MATTVLCALKKKYGFNCQLDFAVDAECSEVLSGDNRISKIYSLPKYWRKKASIFRKFLYGISRFRSYDLIVCLDARLSIIVPIFFVNKNIYSFMQGWRAIFQCNKISETDLFKGCNRKIGLFLAAALGGEDKGDIARDSCIPNIYKSGLSISTHSDSSKKILFCPGGGRNFGEIKSGKIIPSDIFLNLIERFSSQEVEFIAVGDEFDRSYAEYLVSSGASLSNFCGLTSWSQLEQMLITSALFIGPDSGTLHLAVALGRPTIGLYRVTASEDFGYNNARNVSVLLQGGENNFTDDINLISSYIGNFLNEK, encoded by the coding sequence ATGGCGACAACGGTATTATGCGCTTTGAAAAAAAAATATGGCTTCAACTGTCAGCTTGATTTTGCTGTTGACGCAGAATGTTCTGAGGTTCTCTCCGGAGATAACAGAATTTCCAAGATATACTCACTTCCTAAGTATTGGCGAAAAAAAGCAAGCATATTTCGAAAGTTTTTATATGGAATTTCACGATTTAGATCGTATGATTTAATAGTATGTCTAGATGCTAGGTTAAGTATTATTGTTCCGATTTTTTTTGTAAATAAAAATATCTATTCATTTATGCAGGGGTGGCGCGCCATATTTCAATGTAACAAAATATCTGAAACCGATTTATTTAAAGGATGTAATCGCAAAATCGGACTTTTTTTGGCGGCTGCTTTGGGAGGGGAAGATAAAGGTGATATAGCGAGAGATTCATGTATCCCAAACATTTATAAGAGCGGCTTGAGCATATCTACTCACTCCGATAGCTCAAAAAAAATACTGTTTTGCCCCGGAGGAGGGCGGAATTTTGGGGAGATCAAAAGTGGAAAAATAATTCCTTCAGATATATTTTTAAATTTGATTGAACGCTTTTCAAGTCAGGAAGTCGAATTCATTGCAGTTGGCGATGAATTTGATCGATCTTATGCAGAGTATTTAGTCTCTTCCGGAGCAAGTTTATCCAACTTCTGTGGTTTGACGAGCTGGTCTCAGCTTGAGCAGATGCTGATAACCTCTGCTTTGTTCATTGGACCTGATAGCGGAACGTTGCATCTCGCAGTTGCTTTGGGGAGGCCTACGATTGGTCTTTATAGAGTCACGGCAAGTGAAGATTTTGGTTATAACAATGCTAGAAATGTCAGTGTATTGCTTCAAGGTGGTGAAAACAATTTTACAGACGATATAAATTTAATTTCCAGTTATATTGGAAATTTTTTAAATGAAAAATAG
- a CDS encoding glycosyltransferase family 4 protein: MLTILHLTHKSNMAGGGEKSMIELALEQQKSGLMVSVVCSDGEIESLLERNGISFRSCPAFSKISSLSFEKKWNALGKFLDIINSAWRLSSIIKSIKSDVLHFHTILSLFCAVPYLIFNGSKQKVVYHHRSPTSIRRIKFIMCFVDSIVLISKKEFNVARNLNLSARLYHIPNAVNAAIVGDGNVSNEDIVRVAIPAAIKPLKRQEDAVDFVKFFAERYAGEKAIEFTIRGRSEDVEYLSMIQEKSKKYGLDHILSFVVGELTTSELFDSVDIALFFSRTETFGRVVAEAMSAGVAVISEANDGAFEIIDDGVNGFIINRDFNRLYEILIHLLIDKSALKKIKTAGQQTWNNRFQVSILARRIETVYRETEE, encoded by the coding sequence ATGTTAACCATTCTACATCTTACGCATAAAAGCAATATGGCGGGCGGCGGCGAGAAAAGTATGATTGAGCTTGCTTTAGAGCAGCAAAAATCAGGACTTATGGTTAGTGTCGTTTGTTCAGATGGAGAAATCGAAAGTCTTCTGGAGAGAAACGGTATATCTTTTCGTTCTTGTCCTGCTTTTTCTAAAATTTCCTCATTGAGTTTCGAGAAAAAATGGAATGCTTTAGGGAAATTTCTTGATATAATTAATTCGGCTTGGAGGCTCAGCAGTATTATAAAATCAATAAAATCTGATGTATTGCACTTTCATACTATTCTATCTCTTTTTTGCGCCGTTCCTTATTTGATATTTAATGGCTCAAAGCAAAAAGTTGTATATCATCATCGATCGCCGACAAGCATAAGAAGAATAAAATTTATAATGTGTTTTGTTGATTCGATTGTTTTGATTTCTAAAAAAGAGTTTAACGTAGCCAGAAATCTAAATTTATCTGCGAGGTTATATCATATTCCTAATGCAGTAAACGCAGCTATCGTTGGTGATGGCAATGTTTCTAATGAGGATATTGTCAGAGTTGCAATCCCAGCCGCAATCAAACCATTGAAACGGCAGGAGGACGCAGTAGATTTCGTAAAATTTTTTGCAGAGAGGTATGCTGGGGAAAAAGCAATAGAGTTTACCATCCGGGGGAGAAGCGAAGACGTCGAATACTTGTCTATGATACAAGAAAAATCAAAAAAATATGGATTAGATCACATACTTTCCTTTGTTGTCGGTGAGTTAACTACGAGTGAGTTATTTGATTCAGTAGATATTGCTTTATTTTTTTCACGGACAGAGACGTTTGGTCGCGTGGTTGCTGAGGCCATGAGTGCAGGTGTTGCAGTTATTTCTGAAGCGAATGATGGAGCTTTTGAAATAATAGATGATGGGGTAAATGGGTTTATAATTAATCGAGACTTTAATCGATTATATGAAATTTTGATTCACCTTTTAATAGACAAAAGTGCTCTTAAAAAAATTAAAACTGCCGGTCAGCAAACATGGAATAATCGATTTCAGGTATCAATTTTAGCGCGGAGAATTGAGACAGTTTATCGGGAAACTGAAGAATGA
- a CDS encoding O-antigen ligase family protein: MLIKIAIFLCSVSLIFPRYFFDIPFFPSDFCAIILLIFLIPRKIKPADVSIIWMITAFLLLCFISLTYVDGLNPEGDNLRRFLRYVAVFSVAYIVLTARDVELLTEKHLFRTVVAFGGVAIGIGALGFGLQIEGLVATQSYWYPGFGLMFRAGGVFENSGPYGAMAVLLLAISLVELGKGEDQAWSIFGVLAGAIGIGLSASRTGIFVLVMFLFAAMLVSPKRSFYVRITLILFGIAALVTLTFPKLLDYFYERYWLELGRYFFEGGQLDTFTRRGLSWEATLQRFLNQDMFTILFGEGINSLGRGDLFNIAMQSADNQYLSVLVENGLIGWSIVTGLIVTIFWRLISNIESRDTGLVWFAICVCGMFGDIFSYPAVFSIALIYVLSALKWANIRNNNKNVNHSTSYA; the protein is encoded by the coding sequence ATGTTAATAAAAATAGCGATTTTCTTATGTAGCGTGTCTTTGATTTTTCCTCGATATTTTTTTGATATCCCATTTTTCCCGAGTGATTTTTGCGCAATAATTCTTCTAATTTTCCTGATTCCGAGGAAAATAAAACCTGCTGACGTAAGCATTATTTGGATGATTACTGCTTTCTTGCTGCTGTGTTTCATCTCTTTGACCTACGTAGACGGTTTGAACCCCGAAGGGGACAATTTGCGGCGCTTTTTAAGGTATGTAGCCGTATTTAGTGTCGCCTATATTGTTCTAACTGCTCGTGATGTGGAGCTTTTAACGGAAAAACACTTATTTCGGACTGTAGTGGCGTTCGGAGGTGTCGCGATTGGGATTGGAGCGCTAGGATTTGGCCTTCAGATAGAGGGATTGGTTGCTACTCAATCATATTGGTATCCTGGGTTTGGACTTATGTTTCGAGCTGGTGGAGTCTTCGAAAACTCTGGACCATATGGAGCCATGGCTGTTTTGCTGCTAGCTATTTCGCTGGTTGAGTTGGGGAAGGGAGAAGATCAAGCGTGGTCGATTTTCGGAGTCCTCGCCGGGGCGATAGGTATTGGCCTGTCTGCTTCAAGAACTGGCATATTTGTGCTTGTTATGTTTCTGTTTGCAGCGATGCTTGTTTCACCGAAACGCTCATTCTATGTGCGAATAACTTTAATTCTATTTGGCATAGCTGCTTTGGTGACACTTACTTTTCCAAAGTTGCTTGATTACTTTTACGAACGTTATTGGCTTGAGTTAGGGCGATATTTCTTTGAGGGGGGACAACTTGATACCTTCACTCGAAGGGGGCTCTCCTGGGAGGCTACTCTCCAACGTTTTCTGAATCAAGATATGTTCACAATCTTGTTTGGAGAAGGAATAAACTCTTTAGGAAGAGGAGACCTCTTCAATATCGCAATGCAGTCTGCAGATAATCAATATCTGTCTGTTCTTGTAGAAAATGGATTGATTGGATGGTCTATCGTCACGGGATTGATAGTGACAATTTTTTGGCGATTGATTTCTAATATTGAAAGTCGGGACACAGGTTTGGTTTGGTTTGCGATTTGTGTTTGCGGGATGTTTGGAGATATATTCTCATACCCAGCTGTCTTTTCAATCGCGCTAATATATGTGCTGTCAGCGCTTAAATGGGCAAACATTCGGAATAATAACAAAAATGTTAACCATTCTACATCTTACGCATAA
- a CDS encoding O-antigen ligase family protein, with the protein MNFVRRFVFYGLLALIAIAPLPFGSNRPWAWSILSLWVGILVLLDAIAAFADPVRGESRFMKRIAIPAVLFISVVIWIVIQASPDILPAAAHPMWGEAAAQLGRDMAAYVSIDPERTRDALMVLLAYAGVFWLAARHGRDRANAAIMLKFFVIVSTVYAIYGLAVFFGGWEKILWYDKSAYIGDLTSTFINHNHYATYAGIGLVSSLLLLLDQHKRYSQRNKGGRARAIQNFAQIIDKNLAPFLGVLLNSSALILTHSRGGVAATGMAIFIIFGLFLIKVGRTQRVLLGASFAMLTVVAFNFLLSGEKLLQRIIGYQDAWDLRKSLYGRVVEAISGAWLEGYGAGTFKTVFHAFKDSPELSRYTWQSSHNLFLDLFVSIGFVFGLMSLLVVAFVFFDLVKGALIRSKSSVYSILGVAILLLLSLHSLIDFSLKMYSVSVSSLYLIGLVWAVSVSNMGHRRDNKC; encoded by the coding sequence GTGAATTTTGTACGCCGGTTTGTGTTTTACGGGTTGCTTGCCCTGATTGCGATTGCGCCTCTGCCGTTTGGTTCGAACCGGCCGTGGGCATGGTCCATTCTTTCCCTGTGGGTCGGCATTCTTGTTTTGCTGGATGCCATTGCGGCATTTGCCGACCCGGTTCGCGGCGAAAGCCGGTTTATGAAACGTATTGCCATTCCGGCAGTTCTTTTTATTTCCGTTGTCATCTGGATTGTGATCCAGGCCTCCCCGGATATTTTACCCGCCGCAGCCCATCCGATGTGGGGCGAGGCGGCAGCACAGCTTGGCCGGGATATGGCCGCATATGTTTCGATTGATCCGGAACGTACGCGTGATGCCTTGATGGTGCTGCTTGCCTATGCCGGTGTATTCTGGCTTGCCGCGCGGCACGGGCGGGACCGCGCGAATGCGGCAATCATGTTGAAGTTTTTCGTTATTGTTTCGACTGTTTATGCGATTTACGGCCTCGCCGTGTTTTTCGGCGGGTGGGAGAAAATCCTTTGGTATGACAAGAGTGCATATATAGGGGACTTGACCAGCACGTTTATTAATCACAATCATTACGCAACTTATGCTGGAATCGGACTTGTTTCATCACTTTTGTTATTGCTTGATCAACATAAACGGTATTCTCAAAGAAACAAAGGAGGGCGAGCGAGAGCAATACAAAATTTCGCGCAGATAATTGATAAAAACCTCGCTCCATTTCTCGGAGTTTTGTTGAATTCTTCTGCATTGATTTTGACTCATTCACGTGGAGGAGTTGCAGCCACTGGAATGGCGATATTCATAATTTTCGGTCTTTTTTTAATCAAGGTCGGAAGAACCCAGAGAGTCTTATTGGGGGCGTCCTTTGCTATGTTGACTGTGGTTGCATTTAATTTTTTACTGAGTGGCGAAAAACTCCTGCAGCGCATTATTGGTTATCAGGATGCTTGGGACCTTCGCAAATCTTTATATGGCCGAGTGGTAGAAGCAATCTCGGGAGCTTGGCTTGAAGGATATGGGGCAGGTACTTTTAAAACAGTGTTTCATGCATTTAAAGATTCTCCTGAGCTGAGCAGATATACTTGGCAATCTTCACATAATTTATTCTTAGATTTATTTGTTTCAATTGGTTTTGTGTTTGGTTTGATGTCATTGTTAGTAGTGGCTTTCGTGTTTTTTGATTTGGTAAAAGGGGCGTTAATTAGATCAAAGAGTAGCGTCTATAGTATCTTAGGTGTGGCAATATTGCTTTTGTTGTCGTTGCATTCTTTAATTGATTTTAGCTTAAAGATGTATTCAGTTTCTGTGAGTTCCTTGTATTTGATCGGATTGGTTTGGGCTGTGTCCGTTTCCAATATGGGGCATAGAAGGGATAATAAATGTTAA